A window from Streptomyces sp. NBC_00271 encodes these proteins:
- a CDS encoding inorganic phosphate transporter — MEHITLLLGIVIVTALVFDFTNGFHDTANAMATTISTGALKPKTAVAMSAVLNLVGAFLSVEVAKTISGGIINEEGIRVQVIFAALVGAILWNLLTWLLGLPSSSSHALFGGLIGAAVMSAGWSSVNGSTVVTKVLIPAVAAPIVAGLAAMLATRLTYRIGNRADEKATAKGYRAGQIASAGLVSLAHGTNDAQKTMGIITLALVTGGVIAPGSNPPLWVIVSAGTAIALGTYLGGWRIIRTMGKGLTDLAPPQGFAAQTSAATAILASSHIGFSLSTTQVCSGAVMGSGLGRKGGVVRWSTATRMFVAWGLTLPAAGLAGASAEFLTKQGTWGIVLTGALLVAGAGTIWKLSRRQPVTVDNVNDVDAEPAGVVTTAIAAVTPPPAGPVTGDLSGDLKTTIPSPDAEPTRPATV, encoded by the coding sequence ATGGAACACATCACGCTCCTCCTCGGAATCGTGATCGTCACCGCTCTCGTGTTCGATTTCACGAACGGTTTCCACGACACTGCCAACGCGATGGCGACCACCATCTCGACCGGCGCCCTGAAGCCCAAGACGGCGGTGGCCATGTCCGCCGTGCTGAACCTCGTCGGCGCGTTCCTCTCCGTGGAGGTCGCCAAGACGATCTCCGGCGGGATCATCAACGAAGAGGGCATACGCGTCCAAGTGATCTTCGCGGCGCTCGTCGGCGCCATCCTCTGGAATCTGCTGACCTGGCTTCTGGGTCTGCCCTCCAGCTCCTCCCACGCACTGTTCGGCGGCCTGATCGGCGCCGCGGTCATGTCGGCCGGCTGGTCGTCGGTGAACGGCTCGACCGTCGTCACCAAGGTGCTCATCCCCGCGGTCGCCGCGCCCATCGTGGCCGGACTCGCCGCGATGCTGGCCACCCGGCTGACCTACCGGATCGGCAACCGCGCCGACGAGAAGGCGACCGCCAAGGGCTACCGCGCCGGCCAGATCGCCTCCGCCGGCCTGGTCTCCCTGGCGCACGGCACGAACGACGCCCAGAAGACGATGGGCATCATCACCCTCGCCCTGGTCACCGGCGGCGTCATTGCCCCGGGCTCGAACCCCCCGCTGTGGGTCATCGTCTCGGCCGGTACGGCCATCGCGCTCGGCACCTACCTGGGCGGCTGGCGCATCATCCGCACCATGGGCAAGGGCCTCACGGACCTCGCGCCGCCGCAGGGCTTCGCCGCCCAGACCAGCGCCGCGACGGCCATCCTGGCCTCCTCGCACATCGGCTTCTCCCTCTCCACCACCCAGGTCTGCTCCGGCGCCGTGATGGGCTCGGGCCTCGGCCGCAAGGGCGGAGTGGTCCGCTGGTCGACCGCGACCCGGATGTTCGTCGCCTGGGGCCTGACCCTGCCGGCCGCCGGTCTGGCCGGTGCCTCCGCCGAGTTCCTCACCAAGCAGGGCACCTGGGGCATCGTCCTCACCGGCGCCCTGCTCGTCGCCGGGGCCGGCACCATCTGGAAGCTCTCCCGCCGCCAGCCGGTCACCGTCGACAACGTCAACGACGTCGACGCCGAGCCCGCGGGCGTCGTCACCACCGCGATCGCCGCCGTCACCCCGCCGCCCGCGGGCCCCGTCACCGGCGACCTGTCCGGCGACCTGAAGACCACCATCCCGTCCCCGGACGCGGAGCCCACCCGCCCGGCCACGGTGTAA
- a CDS encoding cobalamin biosynthesis protein: protein MRADRVFAYGAAAGLLGDLLLGDPRRGHPVAVFGRSAAAVERVLWRDHRGWGALHTAVCVGGAAGLAAVACRAVRPSRAASLALTAAATWAVVGGTTLGREARAIGDALADGEIETARERLPHLCGRDPQALGADGIARAVVESVAENTSDAVVGALVWGAVGGVTGLVGFRAVNTLDAMVGHRSPRYRRYGWASARLDDVAGWPGARLTAVLAALAGDSPRGALRAWRADAVKHPSPNAGPVEASFAGALGVRLGGTLSYGGRVEHRPELNGAGRAVHVDDIERAVRLSRRVGWLALGVSAGGRLLAQRLLRKGRTS from the coding sequence GTGCGTGCCGATCGCGTCTTCGCGTACGGCGCCGCCGCCGGCCTCCTCGGTGACCTGCTGCTCGGCGATCCCCGCCGGGGGCATCCGGTCGCCGTGTTCGGGCGGAGCGCGGCAGCCGTGGAGCGGGTGCTGTGGCGGGACCACCGCGGGTGGGGCGCGCTGCACACCGCTGTGTGCGTGGGAGGTGCCGCCGGACTCGCCGCCGTCGCTTGCCGTGCCGTACGCCCCTCACGTGCCGCGTCCCTCGCGCTGACGGCCGCCGCCACCTGGGCCGTCGTCGGGGGCACCACGCTCGGGCGGGAGGCCCGGGCGATCGGTGACGCCCTCGCGGACGGGGAGATCGAGACGGCCCGGGAGCGGCTGCCGCATCTGTGCGGACGGGATCCCCAGGCCCTCGGCGCCGACGGCATCGCGCGCGCCGTCGTCGAGTCCGTCGCCGAGAACACCTCCGACGCCGTGGTGGGCGCCCTGGTGTGGGGTGCCGTGGGCGGAGTCACGGGGCTCGTCGGCTTTCGGGCCGTCAACACCCTTGACGCCATGGTCGGTCACAGGTCGCCCAGATACCGGCGGTACGGGTGGGCCTCGGCCCGGCTCGACGACGTCGCCGGATGGCCGGGGGCTCGTCTCACCGCCGTGCTCGCCGCCCTCGCGGGTGACAGTCCCCGAGGGGCCCTGCGAGCCTGGCGCGCCGACGCCGTCAAGCATCCGAGCCCCAACGCCGGGCCCGTGGAGGCCTCGTTCGCGGGGGCGCTCGGGGTGCGCCTGGGCGGCACCCTCTCCTACGGCGGGCGCGTCGAGCACCGGCCCGAACTCAACGGCGCCGGACGCGCCGTGCACGTCGACGACATCGAGCGGGCCGTACGGCTGTCACGGCGTGTCGGCTGGCTCGCCCTCGGCGTGAGCGCCGGCGGACGGCTGCTCGCACAGAGGCTTCTCAGGAAGGGGCGTACGTCATGA
- a CDS encoding cobyric acid synthase, whose protein sequence is MSGGLLVAGTTSDAGKSVVTAGICRWLVRHGVKVAPFKAQNMSLNSFVTREGAEIGRAQAMQAQAARVEPTALMNPVLLKPGSDRSSQVVLMGKPVGEMTARGYHGGRQEALLTTVLDCLAELRGTYDAVICEGAGSPAEINLRRTDIVNMGIARNARLPVLVVGDIDRGGVFASFFGTVALLSREDQEFVAGFLVNKFRGDVSLLEPGLDMLHGLTGRPTYGVLPFRHGLGIDEEDGLRVSLRGAVRESRVTSPVGEHVLRVAVCAIPLMSNFTDVDALAAEPGVVVRFVDRAEELADADLVVVPGTRGTVKALEWLRERGLADAILRRAAEGRPVLGICGGFQVLGEHIEDEVESRAGQVDGLGLLPVRVRFAREKTLTRPVGEALGEHVEGYEIHHGVADVTGGEPFLDGCRVGAVWGTHWHGSLESDGFRRAFLREVAAAAGRRFVPAADTSFAALREEQLDRLGDLIEEHADTDALWRLIESGAPQGLPFIPPGAPA, encoded by the coding sequence ATGAGCGGCGGGCTGCTCGTCGCCGGGACCACCTCCGACGCCGGCAAGAGCGTCGTGACCGCCGGGATCTGCCGGTGGCTGGTGCGCCACGGCGTCAAGGTCGCGCCCTTCAAGGCGCAGAACATGTCCCTGAACTCGTTCGTGACGCGCGAGGGCGCCGAGATCGGGCGCGCGCAGGCCATGCAGGCGCAGGCCGCCCGGGTGGAGCCGACCGCGCTCATGAACCCCGTGCTGCTCAAGCCGGGCAGCGACCGGAGCAGTCAGGTCGTCCTCATGGGAAAGCCCGTGGGCGAGATGACCGCCCGTGGCTACCACGGTGGGCGGCAGGAAGCCCTCCTCACCACCGTGCTGGACTGTCTCGCCGAGTTGCGGGGCACGTATGACGCGGTGATCTGTGAGGGGGCCGGCAGTCCTGCCGAGATCAATCTGCGGCGGACCGACATCGTGAACATGGGGATCGCGCGCAATGCGCGGCTGCCCGTGCTCGTCGTCGGCGACATCGACCGCGGGGGTGTGTTCGCCTCGTTCTTCGGGACGGTCGCGCTGCTGTCGCGGGAGGACCAGGAGTTCGTCGCCGGGTTCCTCGTCAACAAGTTCAGGGGGGACGTCTCCCTGCTGGAGCCGGGGCTCGACATGCTCCACGGCCTCACCGGGCGGCCTACGTACGGCGTCCTGCCCTTCCGACACGGCCTCGGCATCGACGAGGAGGACGGGCTGCGGGTGTCGTTGCGGGGAGCGGTCCGGGAGTCCCGAGTGACCTCCCCCGTCGGCGAGCACGTGCTGCGCGTCGCCGTCTGCGCGATCCCGCTGATGTCCAACTTCACGGACGTGGACGCGCTGGCCGCCGAGCCGGGTGTCGTGGTGCGGTTCGTGGACCGGGCCGAGGAGCTGGCCGACGCCGACCTCGTCGTCGTCCCCGGGACCCGGGGGACGGTGAAGGCGCTGGAGTGGCTGCGCGAGCGCGGACTCGCGGACGCCATCCTGCGCAGAGCCGCCGAGGGGCGGCCCGTGCTGGGCATCTGCGGCGGTTTCCAGGTCCTCGGCGAGCACATCGAGGACGAGGTCGAGTCGCGCGCCGGTCAGGTCGACGGGCTCGGACTCCTGCCGGTCCGGGTGCGGTTCGCACGCGAGAAGACCCTGACCCGGCCCGTCGGGGAGGCGCTCGGCGAGCACGTCGAGGGCTACGAGATCCATCACGGCGTCGCCGATGTGACGGGCGGTGAGCCCTTCTTGGACGGCTGCCGGGTCGGCGCCGTCTGGGGCACGCACTGGCACGGCTCGCTGGAGTCGGACGGCTTCCGGCGTGCCTTCCTGCGCGAGGTGGCGGCCGCCGCGGGCCGTCGTTTCGTGCCGGCCGCCGACACGTCGTTCGCGGCGCTGCGCGAGGAGCAGCTCGACCGGCTCGGCGATCTGATCGAGGAACACGCGGACACGGACGCGCTGTGGCGGCTCATCGAGTCGGGCGCGCCGCAAGGACTGCCTTTCATTCCACCGGGAGCGCCCGCATGA
- the cobN gene encoding cobaltochelatase subunit CobN — translation MSTVLLLSTADTDLLAARASGAPYRIGNPTRVDVEGELPSLVEGADIAVVRLLGGKRAWEEGLRKLKASGIPTVLLGGESVPDAELMAESSVPAGVVAEALRYLVEGGPDNLTELARFLSDTVLLTGEGFEEPRKMPEYGVHGERAFVEGRPTVGVLFYRAHHLSGNTAFVDTLCDAIEARGANALAVYCGSLRGADAALYEILGTADTLVATVLAAGGTHASEASAGGDEEAWDIGALADLNVPVLQGLCLTSSRSAWDASDAALSPMDAAMQVAIPEFDGRLITVPFSFKEQGPDEVPVYVADPERVARVAGIAVRHARLKHKPNADKKLALVFTAYPTKHSRVGNAVGLDTPASAVRVLDALRDAGYVVEGHPDNGDELIHRLINAGGHDVEWLTEEQLAAAPARVPLADYRAWFDKLDPDLKQGMLDAWGEPPGSLYVDGDDIVLASLQFGNIVVMIQPPRGFGENPIAIYHDPDMPPSHHYMAAYRWLENSFGADAVVHMGKHGTMEWLPGKGLGLSGGCAPDAVLGELPLIYPFIVNDPGEGTQAKRRGHATVVDHLVPPMARADTYGDLAKLEQLLDEYALVSDLDPTKAPAVRAQIWTLVKAAELHHDLHVEDQPDDAAFDEFVMHIDGYLCEIKDVQIRDGLHILGGGPEAEPRVNLVLAVLRASQVWGGTANALPGLRACLAEYFGLVEKELLAEPGAPVKVPVELTDLVEGPARTGADAIDLLEQLCRRMAEGMEERGWVTSESTALVREVLGVELPDAVAVLEFACREVVPRLARTTDEITHILRALDGGYVPAGPSGSPTRGLVNVLPTGRNFYSVDPKAIPSRLSWEVGQSLADSLVQRYLQDTGEYPKSVGLTVWGTSAMRTQGDDIAEILALLGCRPVWDDASRRVTGFDVVGLEELGRPRIDVTVRISGFFRDAFPHVVGLIDDAVRAVAELDEPADRNYVRAHADEDTAEHGDRRRATSRIFGSKPGAYGAGLLPLIDARNWRSDADLAEVYAVWGGYAYGRGLDGRAARGDMEIAFRRIAVAAKNVDTREHDLVDADDYFQYHGGMVAMVRHLTGASPEAYVGDSAVPDQVKTRTLGEETHRVFRARVVNPRWMAAMRRHGYKGAFEMAATVDYLFGYDATAGVVDDWMYEKLSAEYVFDAENRDFMKKSNPWALRGITERLLEAADRGLWAEPDADTLERLRATYLELEGDLEGDDQ, via the coding sequence ATGAGCACAGTGTTGTTGTTGTCGACCGCCGACACCGATCTGCTGGCGGCGCGTGCCTCCGGCGCCCCGTACCGGATCGGCAACCCCACCCGGGTGGATGTCGAGGGCGAACTGCCGTCCCTCGTCGAGGGCGCGGACATCGCCGTCGTACGCCTCCTGGGCGGCAAGCGTGCGTGGGAGGAGGGCCTGCGGAAGCTGAAGGCCTCGGGCATCCCCACCGTGCTGCTCGGCGGGGAGTCCGTACCCGACGCCGAACTGATGGCGGAGTCGTCGGTGCCCGCCGGTGTCGTCGCCGAGGCGCTGCGCTACCTGGTCGAGGGCGGCCCGGACAACCTCACCGAGCTGGCCCGGTTCCTGTCCGACACCGTGCTGCTCACGGGTGAGGGCTTCGAGGAGCCGCGGAAGATGCCGGAGTACGGCGTCCACGGCGAGCGCGCGTTCGTCGAGGGCCGCCCGACCGTCGGCGTGCTCTTCTACCGGGCCCACCATCTGTCCGGCAACACCGCGTTCGTGGACACGCTGTGCGACGCGATCGAGGCGCGCGGCGCCAACGCGCTCGCCGTGTACTGCGGTTCGCTGCGCGGCGCGGACGCGGCCCTGTACGAGATCCTCGGCACGGCGGACACGCTGGTCGCCACCGTGCTCGCGGCGGGCGGCACACACGCCTCCGAGGCGTCCGCGGGCGGCGACGAGGAGGCCTGGGACATCGGCGCGCTCGCCGACCTGAACGTGCCCGTGCTGCAAGGACTCTGCCTGACCTCGTCCAGGAGTGCCTGGGACGCGTCGGACGCCGCCCTCTCCCCCATGGACGCGGCGATGCAGGTCGCGATCCCCGAGTTCGACGGCCGTCTGATCACCGTCCCCTTCTCCTTCAAGGAGCAGGGGCCCGACGAGGTGCCGGTCTACGTCGCCGACCCCGAGCGGGTCGCCCGCGTCGCCGGAATCGCCGTACGGCACGCCCGGCTGAAGCACAAGCCGAACGCCGACAAGAAGCTCGCGCTCGTCTTCACCGCCTATCCGACCAAGCACTCCCGCGTCGGCAACGCGGTCGGCCTCGACACGCCCGCCTCGGCGGTACGGGTGCTCGACGCGCTGCGGGACGCCGGGTACGTCGTCGAGGGACACCCCGACAACGGCGACGAGTTGATCCACCGGCTCATCAACGCCGGTGGCCACGACGTCGAGTGGCTCACGGAGGAGCAGCTGGCCGCCGCGCCCGCACGGGTGCCGCTGGCCGACTACCGGGCCTGGTTCGACAAGCTGGACCCGGATCTCAAGCAAGGCATGCTGGACGCGTGGGGCGAGCCGCCCGGTTCCCTCTACGTCGACGGCGACGACATCGTGCTCGCGTCCCTGCAGTTCGGCAACATCGTCGTGATGATCCAGCCGCCGCGCGGCTTCGGCGAGAACCCGATCGCGATCTACCACGACCCGGACATGCCGCCGTCGCACCACTACATGGCCGCGTACCGCTGGCTCGAAAACAGCTTCGGCGCGGACGCCGTCGTGCACATGGGCAAGCACGGCACGATGGAGTGGCTGCCGGGCAAGGGCCTCGGGCTCAGCGGCGGCTGCGCGCCGGACGCCGTCCTCGGTGAACTCCCGCTCATCTACCCCTTCATCGTCAACGACCCCGGCGAGGGCACCCAGGCCAAGCGGCGCGGCCACGCCACGGTCGTCGACCACCTCGTACCGCCGATGGCCCGCGCCGACACCTACGGCGACCTCGCCAAGCTGGAGCAGCTCCTCGACGAGTACGCGCTCGTGTCCGACCTGGACCCGACGAAGGCCCCGGCCGTCCGCGCGCAGATCTGGACGCTGGTCAAGGCGGCCGAACTCCACCACGACCTGCATGTGGAGGACCAGCCGGACGACGCGGCGTTCGACGAGTTCGTCATGCACATCGACGGCTATCTGTGCGAGATCAAGGACGTGCAGATCCGCGACGGTCTGCACATCCTCGGCGGCGGCCCGGAGGCCGAGCCCCGCGTCAACCTCGTGCTGGCCGTGCTGCGCGCCTCCCAGGTGTGGGGTGGCACCGCGAACGCGCTGCCGGGGCTGCGGGCCTGCCTCGCCGAGTACTTCGGCCTGGTCGAGAAGGAGCTGCTCGCCGAGCCGGGCGCGCCGGTGAAGGTGCCGGTCGAGCTGACGGACCTCGTCGAGGGGCCGGCGCGGACCGGGGCGGACGCGATCGACCTGCTGGAGCAGCTGTGCCGCCGGATGGCGGAGGGCATGGAGGAGCGCGGCTGGGTGACGTCCGAGAGCACCGCTCTCGTACGGGAGGTGCTGGGCGTCGAACTCCCCGACGCCGTCGCGGTACTGGAGTTCGCCTGCCGTGAGGTCGTGCCGCGTCTGGCCCGGACGACGGACGAGATCACCCACATCCTGCGCGCCCTGGACGGCGGTTACGTCCCCGCGGGCCCGTCGGGCTCACCGACCCGCGGGCTGGTTAACGTCCTGCCGACCGGCCGCAACTTCTACTCCGTCGACCCCAAGGCGATCCCGTCCAGGCTGAGTTGGGAGGTCGGGCAGTCGCTCGCCGACTCCCTGGTGCAGCGGTACCTGCAGGACACGGGCGAGTACCCGAAGTCCGTCGGTCTGACGGTCTGGGGCACGTCCGCGATGCGCACCCAGGGCGACGACATCGCCGAGATCCTCGCGCTGCTCGGCTGCCGCCCGGTCTGGGACGACGCCTCGCGCCGCGTGACCGGTTTCGACGTGGTGGGCCTGGAGGAGCTGGGCCGGCCGCGCATCGACGTCACGGTCCGCATCTCCGGCTTCTTCCGGGACGCGTTCCCGCACGTCGTGGGCCTGATCGACGACGCGGTGCGCGCGGTGGCCGAGCTGGACGAGCCCGCCGACCGCAACTACGTCCGCGCGCACGCCGACGAGGACACCGCCGAGCACGGCGACCGGCGCCGGGCCACCTCCCGCATCTTCGGCTCCAAGCCGGGCGCGTACGGCGCCGGTCTCCTCCCCCTGATCGACGCCCGCAACTGGCGCTCCGACGCCGACCTCGCCGAGGTGTACGCGGTGTGGGGCGGCTACGCGTACGGGCGCGGGCTGGACGGGCGGGCGGCGCGCGGGGACATGGAGATCGCGTTCCGGCGCATCGCCGTCGCCGCGAAGAACGTCGACACCCGTGAGCACGACCTCGTCGACGCCGACGACTACTTCCAGTACCACGGCGGCATGGTCGCGATGGTCCGCCACCTGACGGGCGCGAGCCCGGAGGCGTACGTCGGCGACTCGGCCGTACCCGACCAGGTGAAGACCCGCACGCTGGGCGAGGAGACCCACCGTGTCTTCCGCGCCCGGGTCGTCAACCCGCGCTGGATGGCCGCCATGCGACGGCACGGCTACAAGGGCGCCTTCGAAATGGCGGCGACCGTCGACTACCTCTTCGGCTACGACGCCACGGCCGGGGTCGTGGACGACTGGATGTACGAGAAGCTCAGCGCGGAGTACGTCTTCGACGCGGAGAACCGGGACTTCATGAAGAAGTCCAACCCGTGGGCGCTGCGCGGCATCACGGAGCGGCTCCTCGAGGCCGCCGACCGGGGGCTGTGGGCCGAGCCGGACGCGGACACGCTGGAGCGGCTGCGTGCCACCTATCTGGAGCTCGAAGGCGACTTGGAGGGCGACGACCAGTGA